The following proteins are co-located in the Euwallacea fornicatus isolate EFF26 chromosome 16, ASM4011564v1, whole genome shotgun sequence genome:
- the Nost gene encoding uncharacterized protein Nost, with the protein MKKFCNKIAKKDWRVTIPNINSSIFRRSPNCDEDKTSKRSSGFYDFHEAQVEFDKGRSLPNSIYVESDSSSTSSDTGNEDQEFVDAQDKTPNREIYMDMEELKNIDKNNSKFEYDVPKISFKFTQKQENIYENEANLSDEPVLLKHTRRSEIQIVLEQPNESKDDTLKDEDIEEALEELDNASIKSSQSEKLVSQCEEKVSAVTIRTLTKSGSDPNIAVRSEEDESFYKVPRNLNPHHRLSQSLSDFDLENMNLEILPNSSNHSSIEHISCSQVDIARKKLAEYNMRNSSPNFSEKMDYCQARSKLPVRFRRTTLLKRPRRALDSWNNFKSKMSNMITEQAAHQRVGAFVDRDKVAMNIEEMYKNSKTKCKKVLQNTGKIISTKLNQGRRKSETPERDIVKNNSKSSLTKHWKLKASDIEYKFNMNGNEEGHDVSDKVSDSDCSPMSKFGSEFSDDKSKEEEFDFSTIKSTFKKKLAYVSEGQNGFEELRRYVKHGSDFCKELATILHERSEAETQYAKSLSKLSVKLSRACSNGVGGLNEAWKAVAVELEAKAEAHRIAGNALLEETAKPLRTLTESQHRTRKQCETAVEKAARLLAEFRTAEAKGKKQSHTCARDNEKLQDAAVIDTTKFGKQTLSKSASLIQLAHRQNSADKENAKLVCKKKKAEDAVKKADIEYYTLCVRAERARLEWESSVLKGVNTFQLLEEERLNNLKLVLTSYLRHIDELQPRIIEATERLKLPLEAADPSKDLITIQNLRQTSQQISEQLLPDFYCEHITLAMNRERRKQALIKLLHLIRQDIERERKSKNGVENLSKALKQTPNFGNEDSQQSVVEKLYHMKSMLTYLEGARYKVQSALAELDSRPRTGHPLAPHIIITRDKSGLQQSVLKVPQWLREEFFETDRSPLSEKSLKSEKSDNSDSHINDVEDHVLHDWTLRGAADGNSNQPESDFDEFSSQCSSTDQVADTENVHPIAKCKAIYAYKPNLPDELLLSPGDILKVYRQQDDGWWLGECNGNVGIFPATYVEIVPA; encoded by the exons atgaagaaattctGTAACAAAATCGCTAAAAAAGACTGGAGAGTGACCATACCCAATATAAACTCCTCGATATTTCGCCGATCCCCCAACTGCGACGAAGACAAAACCTCAAAGAGATCTTCAGGCTTCTATGATTTCCACGAGGCCCAGGTGGAGTTCGATAAAGGGCGCAGCCTCCCCAATAGCATTTACGTGGAGAGCGATTCCTCTTCTACATCCTCCGACACCGGAAACGAAGATCAGGAGTTCGTGGACGCCCAAGACAAAACTCCCAACCGAGAAATTTACATGGATATGGAGGAACTGAAAAACATTGACAAAAACAATAGCAAATTTGAATATGATGTGCCAAAGATAAGTTTTAAGTTCACCCAAAAGCAGGaaaatatatatgaaaatGAGGCAAATCTCAGTGACGAACCGGTTTTGTTGAAGCACACAAGAAGAAGTGAGATCCAGATTGTCTTGGAGCAGCCAAACGAGAGTAAGGACGACACTTTGAAAGATGAGGACATTGAGGAGGCTCTAGAAGAGTTGGATAATGCTTCGATTAAAAGCAGCCAATCAGAGAAGCTTGTATCTCAATGTGAAGAGAAAGTAAGTGCTGTTACCATCAGAACTTTAACTAAAAGCGGCAGTGACCCTAATATAGCTGTTCGTTCAGAGGAAGACGAAAGCTTCTATAAAGTCCCCAGAAATTTGAACCCTCACCACCGCCTCTCTCAATCGTTGAGCGACTTCGATCTTGAGAACATGAACTTAGAGATCCTCCCCAACTCCTCAAATCATTCCAGCATTGAGCACATTTCTTGCAGCCAAGTTGACATAGCCAGAAAGAAACTAGCTGAATACAACATGCGTAATTCTAGTCCTAACTTCTCTGAGAAGATGGACTATTGTCAGGCTCGAAGCAAACTTCCAGTGAGATTTAGAAGGACTACGCTGCTGAAACGACCCAGGAGAGCTCTGGATTCCTGGAACAACTTCAAGAGCAAGATGAGTAATATGATCACAGAACAAGCCGCTCACCAGAGAGTTGGCGCATTCGTTGATAGAGACAAAGTTGCAATGAACATTGAggaaatgtataaaaattcgAAGACGAAATGCAAGAAAGTGTTGCAGAATACTGGGAAAATCATTTCCACGAAGTTGAATCAGGGGAGGAGGAAGAGTGAGACCCCTGAGAGGGATATTGTGAAGAATAATAGCAAAAGTTCCCTGACGAAGCATTGGAAACTGAAAGCTAGTGATATCGAGTATAAGTTCAATATGAATGGGAATGAAGAGGGGCATGATGTTAGTGATAAAGTGAGTGATAGTGACTGCTCCCCGATGAGTAAATTTGGGAGTGAGTTCAGTGACGATAAGAGTAAGGAGGAGGAGTTTGATTTTTCCACTATTAAGAGCACGTTTAAAAAGAAGCTGGCCTATGTTTCTGag GGTCAAAACGGATTCGAAGAGCTGAGACGATACGTGAAGCATGGAAGCGACTTCTGCAAAGAACTGGCCACAATCCTACACGAAAGGTCGGAAGCCGAGACCCAGTACGCCAAAAGCTTGTCCAAGCTCAGTGTCAAACTGTCCAGGGCTTGCAGCAACGGCGTGGGTGGTCTCAACGAGGCCTGGAAGGCTGTAGCTGTGGAATTAGAGGCCAAAGCTGAGGCTCATCGCATTGCGGGCAACGCTTTGCTTGAGGAAACTGCGAAGCCTTTGAGGACCCTCACGGAAAGTCAGCACCG GACCAGAAAGCAATGCGAAACTGCAGTTGAAAAGGCCGCGAGGTTGTTGGCCGAATTTAGAACTGCTGAGGCCAAAGGCAAGAAACAGAGTCATACTTGTGCCAGGGACAACGAAAAACTTCAGGACGCTGCTGTTATTGATACTACAAAGTTTGGAAAGCAGAC GTTGTCGAAGAGTGCCAGTCTCATACAGCTGGCCCATCGTCAGAATTCGGCAGATAAGGAAAACGCTAAA TTGGTGTGCAAGAAGAAAAAAGCTGAAGACGCAGTTAAAAAGGCGGATATAGAGTACTACACTTTGTGTGTGCGGGCGGAAAGAGCAAG gctTGAATGGGAGTCCTCGGTACTAAAAGGAGTAAATACCTTCCAGTTATTGGAAGAAGAGAGACTAAACAACCTCAAACTAGTTTTAACCTCATACCTCAGGCATATCGACGAGCTCCAGCCCAGGATAATCGAG GCCACAGAAAGACTAAAACTTCCCTTGGAGGCTGCAGACCCTTCCAAAGACCTCATCACCATCCAGAACTTGAGGCAAACCTCACAGCAGATATCTGAACAGCTGCTACCTGACTTTTATTGCGAGCACATAACTTTGGCTATGAATCGAGAAAGAAGGAAGCAG GCGTTGATTAAATTGCTGCATTTGATCCGACAAGATATAGAACGCGAAAGGAAGTCCAAGAACGGGGTGGAGAACTTGTCAAAAGCGTTGAAGCAAACTCCCAATTTTGGAAACGAGGACTCGCAACAATCTGTGGTTGAGAAGCTTTATCAT ATGAAATCGATGTTAACATACCTCGAAGGAGCCCGATATAAAGTGCAAAGTGCTTTAGCCGAACTGGATAGCAGACCCCGAACTGGACATCCACTAGCGCCTCATATAATCATCACGAGGGACAAATCGGGGCTACAACAAAGCGTCTTAAAG GTTCCGCAATGGTTGCGAGAAGAATTTTTCGAGACCGATCGAAGTCCATTGAGTGAGAAATCTCTAAAATCTGAGAAGTCGGATAATTCAGATTCTCATATAAACGATGTGGAAGACCATGTTCTGCATGACTGGACCCTTCGGGGTGCGGCGGATGGCAATTCGAACCAGCCAGAATCAGATTTTG atgaaTTTTCATCGCAGTGCAGCAGCACAGATCAGGTGGCCGACACCGAAAACGTTCACCCCATTGCCAAGTGCAAAGCCATTTATGCCTACAAGCCGAATTTACCTGATGAATTGTTGCTGAGCCCTggagatattttgaaa GTATATCGACAGCAAGATGACGGATGGTGGCTGGGTGAATGCAATGGCAACGTTGGAATATTCCCAGCTACATACGTGGAAATAGTGCCTGCCTAG